Below is a window of Candidatus Rickettsiella isopodorum DNA.
CAAGCGCGTTCTCATAAGGGATAAGTGCTGCTAAGTACTCGCGGGTATGAATAATAACTTTAGAAATTCCGACTTTTTTAGTATCTTTTAAGATTTCACGCAGTAAAACATAAGCCTTTTGACCTTTCTTATCCGGCACTAAATAATAAGGTTTTTCAAAATCCATCGTACTAATGCTATTTTTATTAACAAACGTAACAATATCAATCGTCTTCGAATGTTCGCCTGAAATAGCTTTAATGTCAGACTGTTTTAACACCCAGTAATTATTATCATCATATTCGTATCCCTTAGCAATATCCGTCCAAGGCACTTCTTCACCGGTATGTTCATTGATACGCATATAGCGAATTCTTGCTTTATCACGGCTATCGATTAATTTAAATTGTATATCAAATTTTTTTTCAGCTGGATATAAAATAACCGGTATGTTGACTAAACCAAACGTAATATATCCTTTCCAAATAGGCCTTACCATTTAAGTCTTCCTTTATTTCAAGTTAAAAACCCTTTTATATTATATATCTAGCAGCTATTTAATGATCGGAAATTTTAAACTGACTATTTTTCGAGCAGTCATTTAATTCCCCAAGACAGTCATTTTTCGGTTTTTTTATTGTTTTAAATAATAAGCACAAACGCTAGAATAACGTTAAATGCGTTGTTTGCGACACTGGCAGCGAACAAGCTGCTCCGTGCGGCGCGTAGACGCTATAATCCGAAACAATTGCACATGAAAGAAAAGATATGACGAATTTTTATTTAATGGGTTTATAGCTGGTTATGCTATCCTACAAACTCGGTTTTAGTTTTGTAAAAATAATGAATACATTAAGAAATTACTTCACTCATTTTGCGTATCGTTGTTATGTAAACTTTTATTTAAAGTGCTATGTAAAGTTGCCACGTTGTTTGAAAACAATAGTGAAAAAACTGAGAAATAGATACTTTACCTCAGATCAATTACCAGCAGATGTTACAAGTCGGAATATAATCGATTTTATCAACCAAATAGCCTCCTTTGTTGATAGAGACAACTCTGTTTTTCTAGTGCAATCAACCATCATGAATTATTTAGGAACTGAATTCTATAATGGTGGGGCTGAACGCTATATGTTGGATCTCGCTAAACTCTTACTTGAGCAAGGCTATACTGTTTATTGTGTACAATATGCGCTGGATCGCCCTTGGATTAGAAATTATTACGGACTTACTATTATTGGATTACCGAGTATTGCCAAACCAATATTATTTAGATGGTGTGTGTCACAGCTAACGCAAGGCGTAGCACTTGTTATTAGCTCACCTTTTAATCTCGTTACGAAGGAAAACGCAAAGAAAATTATAGGAATTAGCCACGGTATTTTTTGGGATCATCCTACTCTAAATGAACAAGCGACGAACATTCTCCAATCAATTAACCCCTTAGATAGATTAGTTACTGTTGATACGGCCACACTGAATGTTATTAGAAGCCAGCAAATCAAGAATTTAAATAAAGTCGTTTTTATTCCTAACTATGTTGATCGTAAAAAGTTTTTCCCCGCTAAATACATAAGTAAAAATGAAAGACTCGTTATTTTATACCCAAGAAGGCTTTATACACCCAGAGGATTTTGGCTGGTACGGACATTAATCCCAAAACTACTCCATGAATTCGATGACATCAGTTTTTTATTTTGCGGCAAAGCAGAAAACACAGAAATGAAAGCGATAAAAGTGTTGATACAACGCTATGGGGATAAAGTGAAACATCGTGTTTGTTCACCTGATGCGATGGGCGCTGTATATCGCCAAGCTGATATCGTGCTGATTCCCACTCTGCATTCAGAAGGAACCTCAATGAGTTTAATTGAGGCCATGGCTTCAAAGAAAGCGATTATTGCCACGTATGTGGGAGGCTTGACTGATTTAATCAGCGACCGTTTTAATGGTCTGATGGTTTATCCGGGCAACAAAGAAGAATTATATCAAGCAATTAAAGCGTTCATTATTAATAAAGACTTGCGCGATGAGATGGCAAAAAATGCCTACGAAAAATCCTTGGCGTTCGATATTTCTTTGTGGAAAGAAAAATGGCTGCGTGTTCTTGGCCCACTATTAAATGAGCGTAAAACAAAATTAAACCCTATATCCCGCAGGATATCTGAACTTTCATTAGTTCATATGCATACGCTAGGCATCACATTTGATATGATGGTGCAGCGTCCGCAACAACTCTTTAAAGCGTTGTCCTTGTTAGGTGCAAAATGTTTTTTCTTAGAAGATAAGCCTGGTGATCAGCAGCATATGGTTAATAAAAATCTTATTATCAGTGGACGTGAAGCCCATGTCGATTTTTCGGGTATGATTGCCTACACTTATTTTGCATCAAACTATGCGCATATAAAAAACAACAAACCACAGTGGCTAATCTATGATGTGCTCGATACGCCGACTATACATAATTGTTCTGATTATTTGAAAAACCATGACTCTATGTTAGTCGCTGCTGATATGATTTTAACGAGCAGCCAGTTACTTTATCAACAGTATCGTCATAAGTTTTCTGAAAAAATAATCAAGTATATTCCCAATGCGGCAACACCAAGTGATTGGATTAGCGGTAATGCATGTAAGCCAATCGATTTTCCACGTTACGCGAATAAAACTATAGGTTATTATGGTGCACTTGCGGAATGGTTTGATTTTTCATTACTCGATAAATTATGTCTTGATTTTCCCACCTGTCAGTTGCTGCTCATTGGACCCTGTCGTGAAAACTATTCTGAATATAAACAACTGTCTTCCCTATTAGAAAAACATAGTAATTTATTCTACCTGGGCTTAAAAAAATATACGGATCTGGCAAATTATGCCCATTATTTTGATGTCGGTATCATACCGCATGTTGATCAGCACAAAGTAACTCAAGCTTCTTCACAGGTTAAATTGTATGAATACATGAATGTGGGAATGCCTATAGTATCGAGCGATATACCTGAATGCAGACAATACCAATCTGCACAGATTGCAAAAAGTCATGATGAGTTTCTCGCATTAGTACGACGTTCACTGAATCTGCCCAAAGAAGACACCTATTTTAAAATCATGAAAAAAGAAGCTAAAGAAAATACTTGGCAAGTACGTGCAAACTGTTTAATAGAAGCTATTTATGAACATTTTAGTATTGAGTGATAATTATCCACCAGAAATGAATGCAAATGCCCGAATCATATCCGAACTCCTTGAACATTGGGCGCAAACTCATCCTGTTACCGTGCTAACCTGCCACCCTAATTTTCCAAGAGGCAGAATCTTCAATACTCACAAAAACCAGTGGCGACAAAAAACAACCCTTAAAGGGGTAGAAATTATTCGCTTAAAAACCTATATGCATCCTAACACTGGATTTGTCAGAAGAAGTTTGGACTTTTTTTCGTTTGGATTCGTTTCTTTTTTCGCAGGTTTATTCCAAAAAAACGTGGATATAGTCATCGGCGTCACGCCGCAATTTTTTTCTGCCTTATCCGCGTGTTATTTGGCGTTAATCAAAAAAAGACCCTTCGTCATGATTCTATGCGATTTGTGGCCTGATTCTATTGTAGCTAACGATGTTATGAAAAAAAATTGGCTTTATAGAGTACTTAAAAAGATTGAATATTGGATGTATCATAAAGCAGCCTCGATAGTAATTCTATCAAGGTCGTTTAGAAAAAATTTACATCAAGCCGGTATTACGGATAACAAAATTTTCACATCTATTTCAGGTGTCAGCAAGCAATTTTATCCACGACCCAAAAATCCCATTATACTCACACATTATAATTTAACAGGTAAATTTGTTATAGGTTATATTGGTAGTTTGGGCATTTCCCATAGTCATCATGATATCCTGTTACTTGCGGAATCACTACGCAACACGAGCTCTTTCCCATTCCATTTTCTTATTTTAGGCGATGGAGTAAAACGTGCTGAGTTGTCGCAACAAAAAAAGGATCGTGGTTTGGATAATGTGGATATTGATGGTCCTTTTTCGGCAGATCGCATCCCTGACTACTGGTCTGTTATCGACATAGCCATTGTGCCGCTTGCCAACACACAGACTAATACAACCGTGTTACCTTCTAAAATTTTGGAAGCTTTAGGCATGGGAATACCTATTGTTTTATATGCACCCGAAGGTGAGGCCAAAAAATTCTTAGCAGAAACACAAGCAGGGTGGTATGTCTCCGTAGGAGATTTGATCGCATTAGAAAAACGATGCGTAGAACTTTTTATGCAGAATACACTTATTTCGCATAAAAAAAAGCAAGCTCTTAACGTCGCCAGCCAGTTTACCCGGGAGCAACAAGCGGGTGATTTATTGGCACACTTAAAAACAGTTTATGAAGCTGCAAAATGAAAAAAAGAACGATTGTTTGTGTCATTGGTACCAGACCGGATGCATTGAAAATGATTCCGGTGATCGAAGCGTTGGAGTCCGATGGACGATTTTTTGTAGAGACCGTTATTACAGGTCAACACAGAGAGTTATTAGAACCGATTCTACAAGAATTTCACATTAATTCAGCAATTAATTTTTCGGTAATGCGTCCTGATCAAAGCCTGAATTCATTAAGTGCTAAACTATTAAGCCATTTTGATCGTTTTTTCTCTGAAAATCACTGCGATTTAGTGATTGCACAAGGTGATACCCATAGTACTTTTATGGCCGGTTTATCTGCTTTTTATCGAAAAATTCCTTTTGCACATATTGAGGCAGGCCTCAGAACGACTACAATTCATCGCCCCTTTCCAGAAGAGTTGAATCGTAGAACTATTTCTATGTTAGCCAATTTGCATTTTTGCCCGACACAACAATCCGCTAATAATTTGTCAAAAGAAGGTATTCACACGAATGTATTTATCACAGGTAACACGATTATTGATACCTTATATCACTATAGAAAAAAAATAGGTGTGCAGAAACCAACGGACGAAAAAATAATTTTAGTGACCTGCCATCGCCGAGAAAATTTTGGAAAGCCGTTGTTCTGCATTACTTCCGCATTACGCAAATTAGCTGAACAAAATCCAACAATTAAATTCTTTTTCCTGATACATCCGAATAGGAACGTGCAAACTGTCGTAGAAAAACAGTTATCGCCTATTCCAAATATCATACTCAGTCAATCATTAAACTATGAGCAATTAATCCGTCTTATATTAAGTGCCTATTTAGTATTAACCGATTCAGGTGGTTTACAAGAAGAAGCACCCGCGCTGAATAAACCTGTATTGATATTGAGAAATGAAACAGAACGTACAGAAAGCGTGGCCTGCGGTGCTGCTCTGTTAGTAGGGCATGATGTGAACACGATTATTTATCATGTAGAACGGCTTTTAACCGATAAAAACAGTTATCAGCGTATGTGCCAAACTGGATCGCCTTATGGTGATGGTCACGCGGCAGGACGTATTGTCGACATTATTACAAAACTTTTAACGCAAGGTAGGGTTAATCAAGCTCGCTATGAAATTGATCATTCAAATTCCCTGTTATAACGAAGCAACAACTTTACCTATTACACTCGCGGCACTTCCCCGTGAAGTGTCAGGATTCACTCAAGTCGAGTGGCTCATTATCGATGATGGTAGTACAGATAATACCGTAGACGTAGCACAAAAACTGGGTGTTAATCATGTTATTCGGCATACTTGTAATAAGGGTTTAGCACATACCTTTATGACAGGGATCAATGCATGTTTAAGTTTAGATGCGGATGTGATTGTCAATACCGATGCAGATAATCAATATAATGCTCAGGATATTCCGTTACTGCTTGCTGCTATTATTGACGGTAAAGCGGATATCGTAATTGGCACGCGCCCGATTAACAACATTGAGCATTTTTCAAAAATAAAGAAAAATCTGCAAAAACTCGGTAGCTGGGTAGTCCGTGTCGTGAGCAGAACGGATATTCCAGATGCCCCTAGTGGTTTTCGTGCAATCAGTCGTTCAGCAGCGAAACGCTTGATCCTATTCAGCGAGTATACCTATACCTTAGAAACTATTATTCAGGCTAAGCAAAAAAATATGATGCTTATCTCTGTTCCCATCCGTGTCAATAGAGATTTACGACCTTCTCGTTTGGTAAAAAGTATCCCCTCCTATATCAAACGATCGATCATGACGATATTACGTATTTTTGTGGTTTACCGTCCGTTTCGATTCTTTGGTTTTATTGCAGCAGTGTTAGCTAGCATAGGTGTTTTTATTGGCTTGCGCTTTTTATATTATTATTTTGCAGGTGAAGGTAAAGGACATATTCAGTCACTGATCCTAGCTTCCGCACTGTGTGTGATGAGCTTTCAGGCTTGCTTAACAGCTTTTTTAGCCGACATCATTGGTGCTAATAGAAAACTATTAGAAGATGTACGATGTAATCTGAAAGATATACAACTTAATAAGAAAAAATAACGTTTAATTAGTCGATTTGGCGTGTGACAAAATAGTTTTTTATAGTTTAACTAACAGAAATAGGGGTTGCATAGATGAAATTTAAAATAGCCGGCGGGCTCAGCGAAAATGGCGTGGTGGCAGGAAATGTATTTAATAAATATGATGCAAAAAATTATATTATACGCAGACTCATGCAGGGTTTTGCATCCTCTCTGTCACTGCTGGTCAATAAAGTTAATCCAAGTAGCATCTATGAAATAGGATGCGGTGAAGGTTATTGGGTTTTACATTGGAATAAGCTCGGACTTGCTGCACGCGGATGCGATGTATCGTCACAAGTCATTAAGATAGCGCAAGCGAATGCATGTGATAGTCATCTGCCCAATCAACTTTTTACTGTCAAGGATCTCTATGAATGCGATGAAAATAATGCAGCCGATTTGATTGTTTGTTGCGA
It encodes the following:
- a CDS encoding Ku protein gives rise to the protein MVRPIWKGYITFGLVNIPVILYPAEKKFDIQFKLIDSRDKARIRYMRINEHTGEEVPWTDIAKGYEYDDNNYWVLKQSDIKAISGEHSKTIDIVTFVNKNSISTMDFEKPYYLVPDKKGQKAYVLLREILKDTKKVGISKVIIHTREYLAALIPYENALVLNLLRYHQELRKVADFEFPSANVKAYKISAKEIEIAKQLVNGMTTKWNPKDYHDVFRETLSKWVEAKIHHKKVSAKRIKTKLKKSNVIDFVDLLKKSLEKNKQKTSKKRG
- a CDS encoding glycosyltransferase family 4 protein, yielding MNYLGTEFYNGGAERYMLDLAKLLLEQGYTVYCVQYALDRPWIRNYYGLTIIGLPSIAKPILFRWCVSQLTQGVALVISSPFNLVTKENAKKIIGISHGIFWDHPTLNEQATNILQSINPLDRLVTVDTATLNVIRSQQIKNLNKVVFIPNYVDRKKFFPAKYISKNERLVILYPRRLYTPRGFWLVRTLIPKLLHEFDDISFLFCGKAENTEMKAIKVLIQRYGDKVKHRVCSPDAMGAVYRQADIVLIPTLHSEGTSMSLIEAMASKKAIIATYVGGLTDLISDRFNGLMVYPGNKEELYQAIKAFIINKDLRDEMAKNAYEKSLAFDISLWKEKWLRVLGPLLNERKTKLNPISRRISELSLVHMHTLGITFDMMVQRPQQLFKALSLLGAKCFFLEDKPGDQQHMVNKNLIISGREAHVDFSGMIAYTYFASNYAHIKNNKPQWLIYDVLDTPTIHNCSDYLKNHDSMLVAADMILTSSQLLYQQYRHKFSEKIIKYIPNAATPSDWISGNACKPIDFPRYANKTIGYYGALAEWFDFSLLDKLCLDFPTCQLLLIGPCRENYSEYKQLSSLLEKHSNLFYLGLKKYTDLANYAHYFDVGIIPHVDQHKVTQASSQVKLYEYMNVGMPIVSSDIPECRQYQSAQIAKSHDEFLALVRRSLNLPKEDTYFKIMKKEAKENTWQVRANCLIEAIYEHFSIE
- a CDS encoding glycosyltransferase family 4 protein yields the protein MNILVLSDNYPPEMNANARIISELLEHWAQTHPVTVLTCHPNFPRGRIFNTHKNQWRQKTTLKGVEIIRLKTYMHPNTGFVRRSLDFFSFGFVSFFAGLFQKNVDIVIGVTPQFFSALSACYLALIKKRPFVMILCDLWPDSIVANDVMKKNWLYRVLKKIEYWMYHKAASIVILSRSFRKNLHQAGITDNKIFTSISGVSKQFYPRPKNPIILTHYNLTGKFVIGYIGSLGISHSHHDILLLAESLRNTSSFPFHFLILGDGVKRAELSQQKKDRGLDNVDIDGPFSADRIPDYWSVIDIAIVPLANTQTNTTVLPSKILEALGMGIPIVLYAPEGEAKKFLAETQAGWYVSVGDLIALEKRCVELFMQNTLISHKKKQALNVASQFTREQQAGDLLAHLKTVYEAAK
- the wecB gene encoding non-hydrolyzing UDP-N-acetylglucosamine 2-epimerase; translation: MKKRTIVCVIGTRPDALKMIPVIEALESDGRFFVETVITGQHRELLEPILQEFHINSAINFSVMRPDQSLNSLSAKLLSHFDRFFSENHCDLVIAQGDTHSTFMAGLSAFYRKIPFAHIEAGLRTTTIHRPFPEELNRRTISMLANLHFCPTQQSANNLSKEGIHTNVFITGNTIIDTLYHYRKKIGVQKPTDEKIILVTCHRRENFGKPLFCITSALRKLAEQNPTIKFFFLIHPNRNVQTVVEKQLSPIPNIILSQSLNYEQLIRLILSAYLVLTDSGGLQEEAPALNKPVLILRNETERTESVACGAALLVGHDVNTIIYHVERLLTDKNSYQRMCQTGSPYGDGHAAGRIVDIITKLLTQGRVNQARYEIDHSNSLL
- a CDS encoding glycosyltransferase family 2 protein codes for the protein MKLIIQIPCYNEATTLPITLAALPREVSGFTQVEWLIIDDGSTDNTVDVAQKLGVNHVIRHTCNKGLAHTFMTGINACLSLDADVIVNTDADNQYNAQDIPLLLAAIIDGKADIVIGTRPINNIEHFSKIKKNLQKLGSWVVRVVSRTDIPDAPSGFRAISRSAAKRLILFSEYTYTLETIIQAKQKNMMLISVPIRVNRDLRPSRLVKSIPSYIKRSIMTILRIFVVYRPFRFFGFIAAVLASIGVFIGLRFLYYYFAGEGKGHIQSLILASALCVMSFQACLTAFLADIIGANRKLLEDVRCNLKDIQLNKKK
- a CDS encoding class I SAM-dependent methyltransferase, with translation MKFKIAGGLSENGVVAGNVFNKYDAKNYIIRRLMQGFASSLSLLVNKVNPSSIYEIGCGEGYWVLHWNKLGLAARGCDVSSQVIKIAQANACDSHLPNQLFTVKDLYECDENNAADLIVCCEVLEHLADPNKGLRVLQKIVKKYLILSVPREPIWRLLNMLRGKYCSAFGNTPGHLQHWSKRRFVTQISTYFDILEVKTPFPWTMLLCQRK